A single window of Channa argus isolate prfri chromosome 2, Channa argus male v1.0, whole genome shotgun sequence DNA harbors:
- the LOC137122455 gene encoding general transcription factor IIF subunit 2-like isoform X2, producing MSEKTEVDLTGAKQNTGVWLVKVPKYLSQQWAKATGRGEVGKIRICKKGNQGKPEVAFTLNEELTVIQGIENKTVAVPREHPFTMQLVGGQMLAVFTETSSDKIALEGVVVQRAECRPAVSESYMRLKKLQIEESSKPARLSQQLDKAVTSNYKPVANHANNLEYERKKKEEGKRARAEKSQVLDMLFSAFEKHQYYNIKDLVDITKQPVSYLKEILRDIGIYNVKGTHKNTWELKPEYRHYQVEEKTEK from the exons atgtcagagaaaacagaagtgGATTTAACTGGTGCCAAGCAGAACACAGGTGTGTGGCTTGTAAAG GTGCCCAAGTACCTCTCTCAGCAATGGGCAAAAGCAACTGGTAGAGGCGAGGTTGGGAAAATCCGAATATGCAA GAAAGGAAACCAAGGAAAACCAGAG GTGGCTTTCACTTTAAATGAAGAGCTGACTGTCATCCAGGGCATAGAAAACAAGACAGTAGCTGTGCCTCGTGAACACCCGTTCACCATGCAGTTAGTGGGAGGTCAGATGTTGGCGGTCTTCACTGAAACTTCATCAG ATAAAATAGCCTTGGAGGGGGTGGTAGTGCAGAGAGCCGAGTGCAGACCTGCTGTAAGTGAAAGCTATATGAGACTGAAAAA GTTACAAATTGAAGAGTCCTCCAAACCAGCCAGGCTGTCACAACAGTTGGACAAAGCTGTCACTAGCAACTATAAACCTGTGGCAAACCATGCTAACAAT CTTGAGTATGAGcggaagaagaaggaggagggcAAGAGAGCAAGAGCTGAAAAATCACAGGTGTTGGACatgttgttttctgcttttgagAAGCACCAGTACTACAACATCAAAGACCTGGTGGATATCACCAAACAGCCTGTG aGTTACTTGAAGGAAATACTGCGTGATATCGGCATCTACAATGTGAAGGGGACACACAAGAACACTTGGGAGCTCAAACCAGAGTACAGACATTACCAAGTCgaggaaaagactgaaaaataG
- the LOC137122455 gene encoding general transcription factor IIF subunit 2-like isoform X1: MSEKTEVDLTGAKQNTGVWLVKVPKYLSQQWAKATGRGEVGKIRICKKGNQGKPEVAFTLNEELTVIQGIENKTVAVPREHPFTMQLVGGQMLAVFTETSSGQSEERSDGSSSGSGAGPDKIALEGVVVQRAECRPAVSESYMRLKKLQIEESSKPARLSQQLDKAVTSNYKPVANHANNLEYERKKKEEGKRARAEKSQVLDMLFSAFEKHQYYNIKDLVDITKQPVSYLKEILRDIGIYNVKGTHKNTWELKPEYRHYQVEEKTEK, translated from the exons atgtcagagaaaacagaagtgGATTTAACTGGTGCCAAGCAGAACACAGGTGTGTGGCTTGTAAAG GTGCCCAAGTACCTCTCTCAGCAATGGGCAAAAGCAACTGGTAGAGGCGAGGTTGGGAAAATCCGAATATGCAA GAAAGGAAACCAAGGAAAACCAGAG GTGGCTTTCACTTTAAATGAAGAGCTGACTGTCATCCAGGGCATAGAAAACAAGACAGTAGCTGTGCCTCGTGAACACCCGTTCACCATGCAGTTAGTGGGAGGTCAGATGTTGGCGGTCTTCACTGAAACTTCATCAG GCCAGTCAGAAGAAAGATCTGATGGCAGCAGCTCAGGTTCGGGGGCAGGTCCAG ATAAAATAGCCTTGGAGGGGGTGGTAGTGCAGAGAGCCGAGTGCAGACCTGCTGTAAGTGAAAGCTATATGAGACTGAAAAA GTTACAAATTGAAGAGTCCTCCAAACCAGCCAGGCTGTCACAACAGTTGGACAAAGCTGTCACTAGCAACTATAAACCTGTGGCAAACCATGCTAACAAT CTTGAGTATGAGcggaagaagaaggaggagggcAAGAGAGCAAGAGCTGAAAAATCACAGGTGTTGGACatgttgttttctgcttttgagAAGCACCAGTACTACAACATCAAAGACCTGGTGGATATCACCAAACAGCCTGTG aGTTACTTGAAGGAAATACTGCGTGATATCGGCATCTACAATGTGAAGGGGACACACAAGAACACTTGGGAGCTCAAACCAGAGTACAGACATTACCAAGTCgaggaaaagactgaaaaataG
- the gpalpp1 gene encoding GPALPP motifs-containing protein 1, giving the protein MSSDKVIGPAFPPTLRNDSEDSDIEEGFAGPALPPGYKRAEPSSSSDESEQEVTAKRAKTAAADRPAEVEKTRIQEDDGFFGPALPPGFKKQQSSPERPPVLGPALPPGFRREAYSNDDNNDGEDGESLPGPALPPGYKAEPSSSEGEDEYVIGPMPAKGPVEDSVALDIERRAQRMKEKLSRDDTPEVLTRETWMTELPPELQHIGLGARTFKKRSGPENKDRSIWTDTPAERERKARERLEGKKKDEVEKDNIPQVTHKDLQMAAKVSKYNESKRAESLMTLHTKKMKEKAKEKADEPVERRPFDRDADLQVNRFDEAQKQRLLKKSQELNTRFSHSKDRMFL; this is encoded by the exons ATGTCGTCTGATAAAGTAATCGGACCTGCATTTCCCCCGACGTTAAGAAATGACAGCGAAGACTCTGATATTGAGGAAGGAT TCGCTGGGCCTGCTTTGCCTCCGGGTTATAAACGGGCTGAACCGTCGAGCTCCTCGGATGAGAGTGAGCAGGAGGTGACGGCCAAAAGAGCCAagacagcagctgcagacagacCTGCAGA AGTAGAGAAGACAAGGATACAAGAGGATGATGGTTTCTTTGGACCAGCTTTGCCACCAGGATTTAAGAAACAACAGAGTTCGCCAGAAAG GCCACCTGTGCTGGGCCCAGCTTTGCCTCCTGGGTTCCGAAGAGAAGCTTATAGTAACgatgataataatgatggtGAGGACGGAGAGAGTTTACCTGGGCCTGCCCTACCCCCAGGCTACAAGGCTGAGCCCTCCAGCAGTGAAGGGGAGGATGAGTATGTTATTGGACCCATGCCAGCCAAAGGGCCTGTTGAAGACTCTGTGGCTCTAGACATTGAGCGCAGAGCACAGAGGATGAAAGAGAAGCTGTCTAGAGAT GACACTCCAGAAGTTCTGACCAGAGAAACATGGATGACAGAGCTCCCACCAGAACTGCAGCACATTGGCTTGGGGGCGCGAACTTTCAAAAAAAGGTCAGGTCCAGAGAACAAAGATCGCTCCATTTGGACGGATACACCAGCAGAAAGAGAGCGCAAGGCCAGG GAACGGCTTGAAGGAAAGAAGAAGGATGAAGTGGAGAAAGACAATATCCCACAAGTTACCCACAAAGATTTACAAATGGCAGCAAAAGTATCTAAATATAAT GAGTCTAAACGTGCTGAATCTCTGATGACCTTGCACACAaagaagatgaaggaaaaagcaAAGGAGAAGGCTGATGAACCAGTAGAGAGAAGACCATTTGATCGGGACGCAGACCTGCAGGTAAATCGCTTTGATGAGGCACAGAAGCAGCGGTTGCTGAAGAAATCTCAGGAACTGAACACACGGTTTTCCCACAGCAAAGACCGAATGTTCCTGTAA